A stretch of the Haloplanus aerogenes genome encodes the following:
- a CDS encoding cyclophilin-like fold protein, with protein sequence MSEADFVVTVDGTDIEATWVDESPETRSAIAEALPVEGEATRWGDELYFRIPVDTPAEANARAEVEPGTVAYWPQGNALCLFWGPTPASTGSEPRAASPVNVVARLDDIAPLSGLPDGGGATVRIVDC encoded by the coding sequence ATGTCCGAGGCAGACTTCGTCGTCACGGTCGACGGTACCGACATCGAAGCCACGTGGGTCGACGAGAGTCCCGAGACGCGTTCGGCTATCGCAGAGGCCCTCCCCGTCGAGGGCGAGGCGACGCGCTGGGGCGACGAACTGTACTTCCGGATTCCGGTCGACACTCCCGCGGAGGCGAACGCCCGGGCTGAGGTCGAACCGGGGACGGTCGCCTACTGGCCACAGGGGAACGCGCTGTGCCTGTTCTGGGGCCCGACACCGGCGAGTACGGGGTCCGAGCCGCGTGCGGCGTCGCCGGTCAACGTCGTCGCTCGCCTCGACGACATTGCTCCCCTGTCAGGCCTCCCTGACGGGGGTGGCGCAACGGTCCGAATCGTGGATTGCTGA